A window of Tepidisphaeraceae bacterium contains these coding sequences:
- a CDS encoding DapH/DapD/GlmU-related protein, with protein sequence MTQGDARPARWPYSPGVYLGRLLWRIVWASVWKISWKRFRVLRSTLLRWFGASGFRRVEVHGSTWVEMPWNLTMGEDVSVGPRVILYNLGQLTIGQRSVLSQDVYVCGGTHDYTKSSYPLIRTPITIGDDVWIAAGAFIGPGVTIGDGAVVGARAVVVRDVPPWTVVAGNPAKVIKDRPFSRGGETAGVQRESDVPPAAAKQD encoded by the coding sequence ATGACTCAAGGCGATGCACGTCCCGCGAGGTGGCCTTACTCGCCCGGCGTTTACCTGGGGCGCCTGCTCTGGCGCATCGTCTGGGCAAGCGTCTGGAAGATCAGCTGGAAACGGTTCCGCGTCCTGCGGTCGACCCTATTGAGGTGGTTTGGGGCCTCGGGGTTCCGCAGAGTGGAGGTGCATGGGTCCACATGGGTTGAGATGCCGTGGAATCTGACCATGGGCGAAGACGTTTCAGTTGGTCCGCGCGTCATCCTCTATAACCTTGGCCAGCTGACCATCGGGCAGCGCAGCGTGCTGTCGCAGGACGTATACGTCTGCGGCGGCACTCACGATTACACGAAGTCGTCGTATCCACTGATCCGCACGCCGATTACCATCGGTGACGACGTATGGATCGCCGCCGGGGCATTCATCGGCCCAGGAGTGACGATCGGCGACGGCGCGGTGGTTGGCGCTCGCGCGGTGGTCGTTCGCGACGTGCCGCCTTGGACCGTAGTGGCGGGCAACCCGGCGAAGGTAATCAAAGATCGTCCGTTCTCCCGTGGCGGCGAGACGGCCGGCGTGCAACGCGAGTCAGACGTGCCCCCCGCCGCAGCGAAACAGGATTAA
- a CDS encoding NAD-dependent epimerase/dehydratase family protein: MPSIPDHAFRGTRSLVTGGAGFIGSHLATALVRHGANVTVVDDLSGTFGSWANLDNVNVNRITASIADADAVARAAEGCDYVFHLAALGSVPGSVAEPRRYQEVNVGGTLNVLEAARQAGVKRVMFAASSAAYGDSEVLPKVETMPVLPKSPYAANKVAGEALLRAYAGSYGLDTVSLRYFNIFGPGQNANSAYAAVIAAFAKAILAGQPPVIFGDGEQSRDFTYVANAVHANLLAARSETPLNGAVLNVATGVRINVNQLAAEMLKLLGRTDLKVVHKPERAGDVKHSLADLSVTKAALGYEPIVDFSTGLAETVKWYRGAM; the protein is encoded by the coding sequence GTGCCCTCCATTCCTGATCATGCTTTTCGTGGAACGCGATCCTTAGTCACCGGCGGGGCTGGATTTATCGGGTCGCACTTGGCGACGGCGCTGGTGCGTCACGGCGCGAACGTCACCGTCGTCGACGACCTCTCCGGCACGTTTGGGTCTTGGGCGAACCTGGACAACGTGAACGTGAACCGCATCACGGCGTCCATCGCCGATGCTGACGCGGTGGCGCGGGCGGCGGAGGGGTGTGATTACGTGTTTCACCTGGCGGCGCTGGGGAGCGTGCCGGGGAGCGTGGCGGAGCCGCGGCGGTATCAGGAGGTGAACGTCGGGGGCACGCTGAACGTGCTGGAGGCGGCAAGGCAGGCGGGCGTGAAGCGGGTGATGTTCGCGGCCAGCAGCGCGGCGTACGGGGATAGTGAGGTGCTGCCGAAGGTGGAGACGATGCCCGTGCTGCCCAAGAGCCCCTACGCGGCCAACAAGGTCGCGGGCGAGGCGCTGTTGCGGGCGTACGCGGGCAGTTATGGGCTGGATACGGTCTCGCTGCGCTACTTCAACATCTTCGGGCCGGGGCAGAATGCGAACAGCGCTTATGCGGCCGTCATCGCGGCGTTTGCGAAGGCGATTCTCGCGGGGCAGCCGCCGGTGATCTTTGGAGATGGGGAGCAGTCGCGCGACTTCACGTATGTCGCCAACGCCGTGCATGCGAACCTGCTGGCGGCCCGATCGGAGACGCCGTTGAACGGGGCCGTGCTGAACGTCGCGACGGGCGTGCGGATTAACGTCAACCAACTGGCGGCCGAGATGCTGAAGCTGCTTGGGCGAACCGATCTAAAGGTCGTCCACAAGCCCGAACGGGCGGGCGACGTGAAGCATTCGCTGGCGGATCTTTCGGTGACGAAGGCGGCGCTGGGGTATGAGCCGATCGTCGATTTCTCGACCGGGCTGGCGGAGACGGTGAAGTGGTATCGGGGAGCGATGTAA
- a CDS encoding PAS domain-containing protein yields the protein MRIDPADIRRFGVVIATVGLALAICLFSPTLQQRGAFMLFLAAVAISAFYGGAKQGLFAIALSVLAGAYFVLTPANSISILNVEDMTRLIVFVLVATLLICLQVSRERAERSLRESEQRLSVALQATKMGVWDANLRRGDFWWSPSLEEIFGRAPGQFSQTYEGFYGYVHPEDRDFVSRAVTRTVDEGTDYEIEHRIVRPDGTVRWINTRGRILYGDAGATDRIVGVAQDITERKLASGHLVASEPHASQQNHQGQAIHQ from the coding sequence ATGAGAATTGATCCGGCTGATATCCGCCGATTCGGCGTCGTCATCGCGACGGTTGGGCTGGCGCTGGCCATCTGCCTGTTCAGTCCCACGCTGCAGCAGCGCGGCGCATTCATGCTCTTCTTGGCCGCGGTGGCGATCTCCGCATTTTACGGCGGGGCCAAGCAGGGGCTGTTCGCGATCGCATTGTCCGTGCTTGCCGGGGCTTACTTTGTGCTGACGCCGGCCAATTCGATCTCGATCCTGAACGTCGAAGACATGACCCGCCTGATCGTGTTCGTCCTGGTCGCGACGCTGTTGATCTGCCTTCAGGTCTCGCGCGAGCGCGCCGAGCGGTCGCTTCGGGAAAGTGAACAAAGGCTATCGGTCGCGCTGCAGGCCACCAAGATGGGCGTGTGGGACGCGAACCTGCGGCGCGGCGACTTCTGGTGGTCGCCCAGCCTGGAGGAAATCTTCGGCCGCGCGCCCGGCCAGTTCTCGCAGACCTACGAGGGGTTCTACGGCTACGTGCATCCCGAGGACCGCGACTTCGTCAGTCGAGCCGTCACGCGGACGGTCGACGAGGGCACCGATTACGAGATCGAACACCGCATCGTGCGCCCCGATGGCACCGTCCGCTGGATCAACACCCGCGGGCGCATCTTGTACGGCGACGCCGGCGCGACCGACCGAATCGTGGGCGTGGCCCAGGACATCACGGAACGCAAGCTCGCCTCGGGCCATCTCGTAGCGTCCGAGCCGCACGCGAGCCAGCAGAATCATCAGGGCCAGGCCATCCATCAATAA
- a CDS encoding oligosaccharide flippase family protein, whose translation MTTGIASPIVPKPPPPALRAVAAHGFAWALTQIMCVKGLGFLTQIVTARLLLKEQFGTVALALTVSMFVNLVHQGGLRESLSKRQSEFDEWSTDAFWFSCLCGLLAIVLLLVAAPIAAQLYGKPELELFTLILGTAIPFQVVSNVAWIKMQVDMRFKAIALITLANTIVISAVSIGLALAGWGAYALLLPVPIVSAFHMLIALCMAGAVINVRTLRPWRWLVLTKEGLLLTAAFAFITVTQQGDYFALQMITRSPELVGIYFLAFTLSMQTASILTTALNSVLLPVLSRMQDNRQRQAAAFLSATRMLAVVASLPCLMQAVLAEPIVLLLFGEKWLPSVPALCVLSIGMLARVVTMGAQTLLKAQGSFRLYLTWSALYAVAFVPAVLLGARLGSIIGVAIAVSLCMWIAELLCVWLSIRGGGMGWLNVFRAITTPILLAATCAVAAFGFDRVVQSLLSDQPAVRIAVVGAFSVCLYAMGLRIVSRTDAMQIVALLRRRSGGGNAVDAAAG comes from the coding sequence GTGACCACCGGCATCGCCTCACCCATCGTCCCAAAACCGCCCCCTCCCGCATTACGCGCCGTAGCGGCACATGGCTTTGCCTGGGCACTGACGCAGATCATGTGCGTGAAAGGCCTTGGCTTCCTCACGCAGATCGTGACGGCGCGGCTGCTCCTGAAAGAGCAGTTCGGCACCGTGGCGCTGGCGCTCACCGTGTCGATGTTCGTCAACCTCGTCCATCAAGGTGGCCTGCGCGAGAGCCTCTCCAAACGCCAGAGCGAGTTCGACGAATGGAGCACCGACGCGTTCTGGTTCTCGTGCCTCTGCGGACTGCTGGCCATCGTGCTGCTGCTCGTCGCAGCGCCGATCGCCGCGCAGTTGTACGGGAAGCCCGAGCTTGAGCTTTTCACGCTGATCCTCGGCACGGCCATCCCCTTTCAGGTCGTCAGCAACGTGGCATGGATCAAGATGCAGGTCGACATGCGGTTCAAGGCTATCGCGCTGATCACGCTGGCGAACACCATCGTCATCAGCGCCGTCAGCATCGGCCTGGCGCTAGCGGGCTGGGGTGCGTATGCGCTCCTGCTGCCAGTTCCCATCGTGTCGGCGTTTCATATGTTGATCGCGCTGTGCATGGCAGGTGCCGTGATCAACGTGCGGACGCTGCGGCCCTGGCGCTGGCTCGTGCTTACGAAGGAGGGATTGCTGCTGACGGCCGCGTTCGCGTTCATCACGGTGACCCAGCAGGGCGACTACTTCGCGCTGCAGATGATCACGAGGTCGCCGGAGTTGGTCGGCATCTACTTCCTGGCGTTCACGCTGTCGATGCAGACGGCATCGATCCTGACGACCGCGCTGAACAGCGTGCTGCTGCCCGTGCTGAGCCGCATGCAGGACAACCGCCAGCGGCAGGCGGCCGCGTTCCTCTCGGCCACGCGCATGCTGGCCGTCGTCGCATCGCTGCCCTGCCTGATGCAGGCGGTCCTTGCCGAACCGATCGTCCTCCTTCTCTTCGGCGAGAAGTGGCTTCCATCGGTCCCGGCGCTTTGCGTGTTGAGCATCGGCATGCTGGCGCGGGTCGTCACGATGGGCGCACAGACGCTGCTCAAGGCCCAGGGATCGTTCCGGTTGTACTTGACGTGGTCGGCGCTCTACGCGGTGGCGTTCGTGCCGGCCGTGCTGCTGGGCGCGCGGCTCGGTTCGATCATCGGCGTCGCGATCGCCGTGTCGCTCTGCATGTGGATAGCGGAGCTGCTGTGCGTGTGGCTGAGTATCCGGGGCGGCGGGATGGGCTGGTTGAATGTCTTCCGCGCCATCACGACGCCGATACTGTTAGCCGCCACGTGCGCCGTCGCCGCGTTCGGATTCGATCGCGTGGTGCAAAGCCTGCTAAGCGATCAGCCGGCAGTCCGCATCGCGGTCGTGGGCGCGTTTTCGGTCTGCCTCTACGCGATGGGCTTGAGGATCGTCAGCCGGACCGACGCGATGCAGATCGTCGCCTTGCTCCGTCGCCGCTCCGGCGGCGGAAACGCCGTGGACGCAGCGGCAGGTTAG
- a CDS encoding glycosyltransferase family 2 protein, whose amino-acid sequence MPPTVPATQRAAVAIMILTKNEAINLPYTLASVAGWVDDVFVLDSGSTDATREVAEKFGATFVPHAWEGYAKQKNWGLDNLPFRSPWIFILDADEVVTPELREELIGVTNLPTTEETGYFVNRYFIFLEKRIRHCGYYPSWNLRLFRRGKARYEERAVHEHMVVDGRVGYLKHDMEHYDRRGLEDYIAKHNRYSTLEAEEMYRLERGVSDGSVTATPWGDAIQRRRWLKTRVWPRLPAKWLARFVYMYLYRLGIRDGVVGFHFCLFLASYEHQITMKLKALRMAGQGASSDNAGQLPSPDASVK is encoded by the coding sequence ATGCCCCCCACCGTCCCAGCCACCCAACGCGCCGCCGTTGCGATCATGATCCTCACCAAGAATGAGGCAATCAATCTCCCCTATACGCTCGCGAGCGTGGCGGGTTGGGTGGATGACGTGTTCGTGCTCGACTCCGGGTCGACCGATGCCACACGCGAGGTAGCGGAGAAGTTCGGCGCGACGTTCGTTCCGCACGCGTGGGAAGGTTACGCGAAGCAGAAGAACTGGGGGTTGGACAACCTGCCGTTCCGGTCGCCGTGGATCTTCATCTTGGATGCCGATGAGGTGGTGACACCCGAGTTGCGAGAGGAACTGATCGGCGTGACGAACTTGCCGACGACAGAGGAGACGGGCTACTTCGTCAATCGCTACTTCATCTTCCTTGAAAAGCGAATCCGCCACTGCGGCTACTATCCCAGTTGGAACCTGCGGCTGTTTCGTCGTGGCAAGGCTCGTTACGAGGAGCGGGCGGTACACGAGCACATGGTGGTCGATGGCAGGGTCGGCTACCTGAAGCACGACATGGAGCACTACGACCGTCGGGGGCTTGAGGATTACATTGCGAAGCACAATCGCTACAGCACGTTGGAAGCCGAGGAGATGTACCGATTGGAACGCGGCGTTTCCGATGGTTCCGTAACGGCCACGCCGTGGGGCGACGCGATCCAGCGCAGGCGTTGGCTGAAGACGCGCGTCTGGCCGCGCCTGCCCGCCAAGTGGCTGGCCCGGTTCGTGTACATGTACCTGTACCGGCTCGGCATCCGCGACGGGGTCGTCGGCTTCCACTTCTGCCTGTTCCTGGCCAGCTACGAACACCAGATCACGATGAAGCTAAAGGCCCTGCGCATGGCGGGTCAGGGCGCATCGTCCGACAACGCGGGGCAATTGCCCTCGCCTGATGCATCCGTAAAGTAG
- a CDS encoding O-antigen ligase family protein translates to MNNAQEQLDNLIGALANPATWLLVLLGLVVCVVLGFSRSAKWAVVAGLLFISNLDTSSWIKNQTLVTPLPLLLSFARALAFGSLLLLLVPTLMSDRGWRRSFVPAAAVFFLLCEMMLTLRIAADGNHQKSTLGFVLFPLTFIILIVGIGRHLQSVRGAERLITAITAGGAMVLLATVIQVLVNSQAVVHRGRLAGLTSSPNHSAVIFALLLIPTAHLITRQGVGLKYRLSMIGIGGLASAMLLWTGSRTGALMAAVGLVMYFRHRIDKLFIVAAAVGISLFAAMQVFSDSSESAERMLDTSDTRSHVWQAMFRNFASNPFFGVGEQTRYSENSFLLVASQAGLLALVPLIIFVFLMVYSVIRMLRLRAFMDRDLRATSDFVLASVCALGAGACFEGYFTAFFSFPLYYLYLQFPLLAFVIDAAQARATSNDVGFDQPFELAQQLEYPWVDNAIPR, encoded by the coding sequence ATGAACAACGCGCAAGAGCAACTGGATAATCTCATTGGGGCTCTCGCAAATCCGGCAACATGGCTGTTGGTTCTGCTAGGTCTAGTTGTGTGCGTTGTGCTGGGCTTCTCGCGTAGCGCCAAATGGGCGGTCGTTGCTGGGCTGCTCTTCATTTCGAACCTCGACACATCATCGTGGATCAAGAATCAGACTCTGGTTACCCCGCTCCCGCTGCTGTTGAGCTTCGCTCGGGCGCTGGCGTTCGGATCGCTGTTGCTATTGCTCGTGCCGACGTTGATGTCCGACCGGGGATGGCGACGTAGCTTTGTGCCGGCCGCGGCGGTTTTCTTCCTTTTGTGCGAGATGATGTTGACGTTGCGCATCGCCGCAGATGGGAACCACCAAAAGAGCACGCTGGGCTTCGTGCTCTTCCCACTCACGTTCATAATCTTGATCGTAGGGATCGGTCGGCACCTTCAGAGCGTGCGCGGCGCCGAACGTCTTATTACCGCCATCACCGCCGGTGGCGCAATGGTCTTGCTGGCAACCGTGATCCAGGTACTGGTCAATTCCCAAGCCGTTGTTCACCGCGGCCGCTTGGCTGGGCTGACGAGCAGCCCTAACCATTCGGCCGTGATCTTCGCATTGTTGTTGATCCCGACTGCGCACTTGATCACGCGGCAAGGCGTGGGGCTCAAATATCGCTTGAGCATGATCGGCATCGGTGGACTGGCATCGGCCATGCTGCTTTGGACCGGCTCGCGAACCGGCGCGTTGATGGCGGCGGTCGGTCTTGTGATGTACTTCCGGCATCGCATCGACAAGCTGTTCATCGTTGCGGCGGCGGTCGGAATCAGTCTATTTGCCGCTATGCAGGTCTTTTCCGACAGCTCGGAATCCGCCGAGCGCATGCTGGACACCAGCGACACCCGCTCGCACGTCTGGCAGGCGATGTTCCGCAACTTCGCCTCCAATCCGTTTTTTGGAGTGGGTGAGCAAACTCGCTATTCCGAAAACTCGTTCCTGCTCGTGGCATCACAGGCGGGTCTGTTAGCGCTCGTTCCGCTAATCATCTTCGTCTTCTTGATGGTCTACTCCGTCATCCGGATGCTTAGGCTTCGCGCTTTTATGGATCGCGACTTGCGCGCTACCAGTGATTTCGTGCTAGCGTCCGTTTGCGCGTTGGGGGCGGGTGCATGCTTTGAAGGCTACTTTACGGCATTCTTTAGCTTTCCGTTGTATTACCTCTACCTGCAGTTCCCGCTCTTGGCGTTCGTGATCGACGCGGCGCAGGCGCGCGCGACCTCCAATGATGTGGGCTTCGATCAGCCCTTCGAATTGGCACAACAGCTTGAATATCCCTGGGTCGACAACGCGATTCCCCGATGA
- a CDS encoding class I SAM-dependent methyltransferase: MMSIPQRDSTRNTLAQETRFRPCALCGNPQGRNLGEILHLRPATVAGVRINIDDQAFHLVACDECGFQFKSPAVPEEQLLACYRAADSEFAAWISPDPLQRRFDMMRDMLLERIGSSRRILDIGCFHGGFLDYVGADWQRFGIEPSEAASRVSRTKGVTILSPTLSELPASTPPFDAITAMDLIEHLNEPMPFFREVRKRLTDNGVLLLLTGNNDAWQWRTMGSLYWYCSLPEHCSFFSKKSLEYVCREVGYELLEFRTLSHGRAKPVQKVKDVVKNVAYLAARKSGGFGIARMRHAVDRHAPGWLTARDHLVAVLRKR; encoded by the coding sequence ATGATGTCGATTCCCCAACGCGATTCGACGAGGAACACATTGGCGCAAGAGACACGGTTTCGCCCATGCGCGTTGTGCGGTAATCCCCAAGGGCGTAATCTCGGCGAAATCCTGCATCTTCGCCCTGCAACGGTCGCTGGTGTTCGCATTAATATCGACGACCAAGCATTCCACCTTGTCGCATGCGACGAGTGCGGATTTCAGTTCAAATCACCCGCAGTCCCGGAAGAACAGTTGCTAGCCTGCTACCGTGCGGCGGACTCCGAGTTCGCTGCGTGGATTTCACCCGATCCACTACAGCGACGTTTCGACATGATGCGCGACATGCTGTTGGAGAGAATCGGCAGTAGCAGACGGATTCTGGACATCGGGTGTTTTCACGGCGGCTTTCTAGACTATGTCGGCGCGGATTGGCAGCGATTCGGGATCGAACCAAGCGAGGCAGCAAGCCGCGTCTCAAGAACAAAAGGCGTTACTATTCTGTCGCCAACTCTCAGTGAGTTACCAGCCAGCACGCCACCGTTCGACGCCATCACTGCCATGGATCTGATTGAGCACCTAAACGAGCCGATGCCTTTCTTCCGCGAGGTGCGCAAGCGACTGACTGATAATGGTGTCCTCCTGCTTCTGACCGGAAACAACGACGCTTGGCAATGGCGCACCATGGGAAGTCTCTACTGGTATTGTTCGCTGCCGGAGCACTGCTCATTCTTCTCCAAGAAAAGCCTGGAGTACGTGTGTCGCGAAGTCGGGTATGAGCTACTTGAATTCCGAACGCTGAGTCACGGCCGCGCCAAGCCGGTGCAAAAGGTGAAGGACGTCGTTAAAAATGTTGCCTATCTCGCCGCTAGGAAGAGCGGCGGTTTTGGCATCGCACGGATGCGCCATGCAGTCGATCGCCATGCGCCAGGATGGCTCACGGCGCGTGATCATCTCGTTGCGGTACTGCGCAAGCGATGA
- a CDS encoding TIGR00282 family metallophosphoesterase: MPVRILALGDIVGRPGRQVVHAKLPAIVRERKIDLVVANGENMAGGSGITQNLFHKLRSYGVDVVTLGDHVYRKLDIVPTLTTSERIVRPANLAADAAGRGSTIVTTNSGVPVCVFAVLGRIYMNLPSDDPFAAANRVLERLPKHVKVCVADVHAEASSEKVAMGHWLDGRVSFIFGTHTHIPTADAKILPNGSAYISDLGMCGPYDSVLGRRKDRVVKHMTTSMPHSFDVATADVRLCGAIAEIDETTGRAISIERIEVQGDNADSPYDIDDDRPMKASAATSD, encoded by the coding sequence ATGCCCGTACGAATCTTAGCGTTGGGGGACATCGTCGGCAGGCCAGGCCGGCAGGTTGTGCATGCGAAGCTGCCGGCGATCGTGCGCGAGCGCAAGATCGACCTCGTGGTCGCCAACGGTGAAAACATGGCCGGCGGGTCGGGTATTACCCAGAACTTGTTCCACAAGCTGCGCAGCTACGGCGTGGACGTCGTCACCCTTGGCGACCACGTTTACCGCAAGCTCGACATCGTGCCGACGCTGACGACCTCCGAGCGCATCGTGCGCCCCGCCAATCTCGCCGCCGACGCCGCGGGCCGGGGGTCGACCATCGTCACCACCAACAGCGGCGTGCCGGTCTGCGTGTTCGCGGTGCTGGGTCGCATCTACATGAACTTGCCGAGCGACGATCCCTTCGCCGCGGCCAATCGCGTGCTGGAACGGCTGCCGAAGCACGTGAAGGTGTGCGTTGCCGACGTGCACGCCGAGGCCAGCAGCGAGAAGGTGGCGATGGGCCACTGGCTCGACGGCCGCGTCAGCTTCATCTTCGGCACGCACACGCACATTCCCACCGCCGACGCGAAAATCCTGCCCAACGGCAGCGCCTACATCAGCGATTTAGGCATGTGCGGCCCCTACGACAGCGTGCTGGGCCGGCGCAAGGACCGCGTGGTGAAGCACATGACCACGAGCATGCCCCACAGCTTCGACGTGGCCACCGCCGACGTGCGCCTGTGCGGCGCGATCGCCGAGATCGACGAAACGACGGGCCGGGCAATCTCGATCGAACGTATCGAGGTGCAAGGCGACAACGCCGACAGCCCCTACGACATCGACGACGACCGCCCCATGAAAGCCAGCGCCGCGACCAGCGACTAG
- a CDS encoding glycosyltransferase — protein MTVATLASSAPSVAPPRGLRVLHVIPSIDRRSGGPPVALGGLAQAEAAAGLSVHVCSTYAADHNLDMVSELRRHNVQVTLIGPATGKLNRHPDLKRILEGAIRQADVVHIHTLWEEIQHQAARICRRMGVPYVVAPHGMLDPWSLRQRWLKKKLYMMLRLRRNLDGAALLHYCSETERDLVSQLDLASPAAVIANGLDLSEFQELPPPAQFRDSFPEIAGRDIVLFLSRLHPKKGLDLLIPAFAAAKLSNTVLVIAGPAAEGYLAEVKRMVRDQGIEGSVIFTGMLYGRDRIAALAAADLFVLPSYQENFGIAVIESLAAGTPVVISDQVNIHPEIAAAQVGAVVSTQVNAVTSAINKWMGDPALRQQTGERARQWATQQYDWRHIAALWRDQLMPLAREARPIAPQSQAARAVADNASAVPLPVRPSPATHPDPVSRAAAQQPADASNAAAPSTHVLHVISTLDLAGGGPPAALAGLTRAQVKAGLKVSVVSSWTGRTHPVLAEQLREAGIDVTLVGPTFGRLQQHPRMHATMDRLVAAADIVHIHALWEEVQHQAARAAQRHGKPYLIRPCGMLDPWSLRQSRLKKKIYMAWRLRQNLQRATAIHFTSQTEAELTAPLALGAPPIIEPNGVSLSEFEELPPPGAFRSRYPQLDGKRMVLFLSRIHHKKGLDLLIPAFAQANVKDAVLVLAGPDHDGYGLTLRSEIVRLGIEDRVIWTGMLYGRDRVAAFADADLFCLPSYQENFGIAVVEALAAGTPVVISDQVNIWQEIQSAAVGGVVPMQTDALAAELQRWLQDASLRNAAAAKAAGFVRDRFDWQEIANRWVGRYAELRRVTFNRSTG, from the coding sequence GTGACCGTTGCCACCCTAGCTTCTTCTGCCCCGTCGGTCGCGCCCCCGCGCGGCCTGCGGGTATTGCACGTCATCCCCTCGATCGACCGACGCAGTGGCGGCCCGCCCGTCGCGTTAGGCGGTCTGGCACAGGCCGAGGCGGCGGCCGGCCTGTCGGTGCACGTCTGCTCAACCTATGCGGCCGATCACAACCTGGACATGGTCAGCGAGCTGCGCCGACACAACGTGCAGGTGACGCTGATCGGGCCCGCGACCGGTAAGCTCAACCGCCATCCCGACCTGAAGCGCATCCTTGAGGGCGCGATCAGGCAGGCGGACGTCGTCCACATCCACACGCTCTGGGAGGAAATCCAACATCAGGCCGCCCGCATCTGCCGGCGCATGGGCGTGCCGTACGTGGTCGCGCCGCACGGGATGCTCGACCCCTGGAGCCTGCGACAGCGGTGGCTGAAGAAGAAGCTCTACATGATGCTGCGCCTGCGGCGCAACCTGGATGGCGCGGCCCTGCTGCATTACTGCAGCGAGACCGAGCGCGATCTGGTCAGCCAGCTGGACCTCGCATCGCCCGCAGCCGTGATCGCCAACGGTTTGGACCTCAGCGAATTCCAAGAACTTCCCCCGCCGGCGCAGTTCCGCGACTCGTTTCCCGAGATCGCCGGGCGTGACATCGTGCTGTTCCTGAGTCGCCTGCACCCGAAGAAGGGGCTGGACCTGCTGATCCCCGCCTTCGCTGCCGCGAAGCTGTCCAACACCGTGCTGGTCATCGCCGGCCCGGCCGCCGAGGGATATCTGGCCGAGGTGAAGCGGATGGTCCGCGATCAGGGCATCGAAGGCTCCGTCATCTTCACCGGCATGCTCTACGGCCGCGACCGCATCGCCGCCTTGGCCGCAGCCGACCTGTTCGTGCTGCCCAGCTATCAGGAGAACTTCGGCATCGCCGTCATCGAATCGCTGGCCGCCGGCACGCCGGTCGTCATCTCCGATCAGGTGAACATCCACCCCGAGATCGCCGCCGCCCAGGTGGGCGCGGTGGTCTCGACGCAGGTGAACGCCGTCACCAGCGCGATCAACAAGTGGATGGGCGATCCCGCGCTTCGCCAGCAGACCGGCGAGCGCGCCCGCCAGTGGGCCACGCAGCAGTACGACTGGCGCCACATCGCCGCCCTCTGGCGCGATCAGCTGATGCCGCTGGCACGCGAGGCGCGGCCGATCGCCCCCCAATCTCAAGCCGCCCGCGCCGTTGCGGACAATGCCTCAGCCGTGCCGTTGCCCGTGCGACCGTCGCCCGCGACCCATCCCGATCCCGTCTCCCGCGCCGCTGCCCAGCAACCGGCCGATGCGTCGAACGCGGCCGCGCCGTCCACCCACGTGCTGCACGTCATCTCGACCCTCGACCTCGCCGGTGGCGGCCCGCCGGCCGCGCTGGCCGGGCTCACGCGGGCCCAGGTGAAGGCGGGCCTGAAGGTCTCCGTCGTCTCCAGTTGGACGGGCCGCACCCACCCCGTGCTGGCCGAACAACTGCGCGAGGCCGGCATCGACGTTACGCTCGTCGGCCCCACGTTCGGCCGCCTGCAGCAACACCCGCGCATGCACGCGACCATGGACCGCCTCGTCGCCGCCGCCGACATCGTGCACATCCACGCGCTCTGGGAGGAAGTCCAACACCAGGCCGCCCGCGCCGCCCAGCGGCACGGCAAGCCCTACCTCATCCGCCCCTGCGGCATGCTCGACCCTTGGAGCCTTCGCCAGAGCCGCTTGAAGAAAAAGATCTACATGGCCTGGCGCCTGCGCCAGAACCTCCAGCGCGCCACCGCCATCCACTTCACCAGCCAGACCGAGGCGGAACTGACCGCGCCCCTGGCCCTCGGCGCGCCGCCGATCATCGAGCCCAACGGCGTCTCGCTATCGGAATTCGAGGAACTGCCGCCGCCGGGCGCGTTCCGCTCGCGCTACCCGCAACTCGATGGGAAGCGGATGGTCCTGTTCCTCAGCCGCATTCATCATAAGAAGGGGCTGGACCTGCTGATCCCCGCCTTTGCGCAGGCGAACGTGAAGGACGCGGTGCTGGTGCTGGCCGGCCCCGACCACGACGGCTACGGCCTTACGCTGCGCAGCGAGATCGTGCGCCTCGGCATCGAGGACCGCGTGATCTGGACCGGCATGCTCTACGGCCGCGACCGCGTCGCCGCCTTCGCCGACGCCGACCTCTTCTGCCTCCCCAGCTATCAGGAGAACTTCGGCATCGCCGTCGTCGAGGCCCTCGCCGCCGGCACGCCGGTCGTCATCTCCGATCAGGTCAACATCTGGCAGGAAATCCAATCCGCCGCCGTCGGCGGCGTCGTCCCGATGCAAACCGACGCCCTGGCCGCCGAACTGCAACGCTGGCTGCAGGACGCCAGCCTCCGCAACGCCGCTGCCGCCAAGGCGGCGGGTTTCGTCCGCGATCGGTTCGACTGGCAGGAGATCGCCAATCGCTGGGTGGGGCGGTATGCGGAGTTGCGTCGTGTGACCTTCAACCGTTCCACTGGATGA